CACTTCACCGATGGCGGGAAAAACAAGCAAGCAAAATTTATTTATAGGAGGACTTATATGAAAGTTTTACGCTCACTTTGTGCCGTCACCGCACTGGCACTTTGTCTCGCCGGTTGTCAAACCGGTAACACTCCGTCACAGGGATCAGCTGCCGCTTCAACGCCGGGAACAACCAAGTCGGAAACCGGTACAGCATCTTCTACGGCTGCCGCCGGTGCCACCGGTGCCGCCGCTACCGCCGATACGGCCGGGAAAAGTGCAACCGTCGACCTGAACGAGCTTACCATCCGCAGCAATCTCGACAAAACCGGTAAATTCGTTATCAACTATCCTGAAGCAGTGTGGAAGAAACACGGCAAAGCTTTGGAACTTAAGGCCTATCCTAAAAAGATTGTCAATCTGTCCACCTCTTCCTTATTCTTGATGTCCAAATTAAAAGTAGATTTGATCGGCGTCTCCCGCACTGTAAAAAACACTCGTGCCGCTGAATATTACAAAAACGTTAAAACAATTGATTCCGGCATGCGCAGTGTCGATACCGAAGCTGTTATTGCCATGGAACCGGATCTGGTAATCATGAGCGGCGGCATGAAAGAAAAATTCGGCAGCCAAATTGAAAAGTTGAACATTCCCGTCTATTACACCAGTGAAGGCCCGATTGTGAATTTGGCCGTCAATCAGGCGGAAACCGAGTGTCTGGCCGAAGCTTTCGGCGGCAGCCAAGCCAAAGAGGATGTAACGGCCATATATGCAGCCATGCGCAAATCAGCTGAGGCCTATGCCAAGGAACACGCCGCCAAAAGTGCAATGGTTATCTTCGGGCCCGGCGGTAAAGGCGTTATGGTTGCCACCTCAACCAGTTTCTTCGGACAACAATTAAAACTGCTCGGCTTTGAAAATGCCGCCGATCCGATCAATGCCAAGGGCTCCGGAGTTCTACCGTCAAGCTTGGAAGTATTGGCTAAGCAAAATCCGGCCGTCATTTTCCTCATTGCTCCGCCCACCGGCTATGATCCCCAAACCTTGCTCGATGCTTTTAACGACGCCAAGGCCAAAGATCCCAAAATTTATGAAGCCATTCAGGCCGTTAAGGATAACAAAATCATCGCTCTCCCCGGCAACTACACCACCAGCAAAGGGTTGGAAGTAGTCCCCGATTTTGTAAAATTAATTGATTTGCTAAACGAAAAATTAGGTAAATAGGGAAACGGTAAACAATGCAAGGGCAAACATCACAGCGACAACCACCGCAACAGCGAAAAGCCGTGCGCAAGCTTACCCTTTGGGGCCTGGCAGGAGTTCTTATTCTCCTGCTAGGGCTCTTTTCCCTCATTTCCCTTCGCATAGGCAGTGCCGGTTACAGCCTGCGGGAAATCGTCGAAGCAATTTTCGGCGAAGGCTCACCTACCGTACGGAATATTTTGATTTATTTACGTCTGCCGCGAGTAATTGTCGCCATCATTGTAGGTGCCTGTCTGGCAACGGCTGGGGCTCTTTTACAGGCGGTTATGCGCAATCCGCTGGCGGATCCCGGCATAATCGGGGTTTCAGCGGGGGCCGGTACCGCAGCTACAGCTATAATGTTACTCTGGCCGAACGTATCCACTTCTGTTCCGCTGTTCGCTTTTTGCGGCTCACTTTTGACCTGCGGACTGATATACATAATGGCCTATGACGGCACAATGAATCCGGTGCGGATAGTTCTGGCCGGGATCGCCATAAACACGGTTCTGGGCGGATTTAACGCTTTGCTACAAATTATGTACAGTGACAGTCTGTCCGGTGTATTGGCCTTTCTTAATGGTTCGATCGCTGCCTCCACCTGGTCTGCTGTTCGACTGATCCTGGCCTACGGAGTGCCTTGTCTGGCCTTGAGCTTTCTCACCATTCGTGGAGCCAACGCCCTGCAGCTTGGGGATGAAATGGCCGTCAATCTCGGGTTCAACGTCACCCTGACCAGAATTTTAATCTCCGCTTTGGCCGCTTTCCTGTCGGCCTCTACTGTAGCCACGGTCGGCATCATCGGGTTCATCGGCCTGGTCGTACCTCATATTGGGCGTATCATCATCGGCTCTGATTACCGGCGTCTGCTGCCAATCTCGATGCTGATGGGCGGCTTGATCGCTTTGGTTGCCGACACGGTCGGACGAGTGCTGATTGAAGGTATGGAATTGCCACTGGGCATAGTCATGGCCGTAGCCGGGGGGCCGTTTTTCCTATATTTGTTGCGTTCTCACAGTCATGGTAAGATTTGCCGCAAATAGAGAAAACAGAGGAAATTATGGAAATAAGAATCAATCATTTAAATGTCGGTTATGGCCAGCGAAAAATCATCAATAATTTTTCCGCCACTTTACGCGAAAAAGAAATTCTTTGTCTAATCGGCCCCAACGGCTCAGGTAAATCAACTCTTTTAAAAGCTTTGATCGGGATCTTACCCTATCAATCCGGGGAAATTTTTTTAGACGGGCGCGAATTGCAAACTTGCAAGCCGAAAGAGGTGTCGCAAAAGATTGCTCTTTTACCGCAGATACATCATGCTCCCGGCGATTTTACCGTGCGTGAGCTGGTAAGCTATGGGCGGATGCCGCATCAAAAAATGTTCCGTCCGGACAGCAGCTCCGACCATGATATCGTCACTCACGCTATGGAACGTACGCGTACTCTAGTTTTTGCTGATCGGCACATCAAAGAGTTGTCAGGAGGCGAATTGCAAAGGGTATGGTTGGCTTGTTCATTGGCACAACAGCCGCGAATTTTGTTTTTGGATGAGCCGACCACCTATTTGGATATTTGTCATCAGCTGGAAATGATTGAGTTGGTGCAAAAGCTTTGCTACGAAGACGGCTTGGGTGTCGTCTTGGTTTTGCACGATCTGAGTCAAGCTCTCGATATGAGTGATCGAGTTATCGTGTTACGCAACGGGGAAAAATACGCCGAAGGGCCGCCGGATGAGGTTATTGAACCGGAAATGTTGCGTGAAGTATACGGAGTCGGGTGTCGGCTGGTGCCGGTACAAGATCGTCGCCGGCCGGTGATTTCTTTCGATCGGGTCTGCCGCCTTGTCGCGGAGCAGCAAAATCAAGCGGAAACAACATTATTAAAATAAATTTGTATACCATATATACGAAGGAGAACTTATGTCTACTTTTTCAGCCTCGCCATCGCTTCAACCACGGTGTCAAAGCCCTTCCGGCTTGAGCCGTCCCGAAAATAGTCCGCCGATCAAGCGACTCGCCCAGGTCAAATCTCTTGAAGATATCCAACCGCTTTCTCACGCCGTCTTTCCCGGTAGTCACTGTCCGCTGTTCGGCTCTTTAATGCTTATTAGACGCATCCGCAATGCCTCTTGTCTGGTTGTCGGGACGGATGAATGTACTTATTATGCAAAGTCGTCCGCCATGGCAGGAGGAGATTTCGGGACGTTGGCCGAACGCTGCTATTCCCTCGTCCTACAGCCTACAGATATCAGTTTCGGCAGCGGTGACAAACTAAACGCCGCCATAGAAGAAATTACCGCCCAAGGAAGGCCCGAGCTGCTATTTGTAATTACCACCTGTGTGGTCGAGTTGATCGGAGACGACTTTGACAGCTTGTGCGCTCGCGCCGCCGCCAGACTGAATATCGCCGTCACCGTCATCCACACCGAGCATTACCGCTCCGAAAATCACCTTGCCGGAATGGAAGCTGCCCTTACCGCTTGCCTACCTGTCATGCGCGAGCAGCCGCCGCAGTTAGCCGTCAATATTTTAGGGCCACGACATGATAACTTTGCCCAGAGCGAATTGGCCGAATGCCTGAACACGATCGGTCTGCCGATTAACTTAGTTCTCCCCTCCGATTGCGATATTTCCGATCTCGTCAAAGCTCCGGCGGCACGGCTGAATCTAGTAACAGACCGGATCGGACTTCCCTTAGCCCAAGCGATGTTAGACCGTTTCAGCTTACCATACATATATTTTGACCGCTTTGTCACCCCACGCACAATTGAAAATGCCTACCTAGATTTGTTTGATAAAATTTTAAAACCGGAAACCAGGCAGAGAATGGAGGAATGGTTAAACAGCAAAAAAACCGCTGCCCGGCGCATCGCCGAACGTGTAACACCGAAGCTCCAAGGATATTCATACATTTACGGCAATACGCCTCTGCCGCAACTGGAATTGAACGCCTACCTTACCGAGCTCGGGCTTCAGCCCAAACTCATTCAACTTTCTCAATGGACAACGGCAGATGACACCGCCGTGAATCGCATTTTGGCCAAATATAATCCCTATGTGACTCGCAACGCCAACATCGCCCCACTACGAGACATGTATGATATTTTGCGCCCCGAATTTTACTTCGGCCACGAATATTTTGAACGTCTGCTGAAAAAAGGTATAGTCCAACGCGCCATGGACAGGCTGGGGCAAGCCTACGGATTCCAACTAAATACTCAACTTCTTTTATTTCTGGAAGAAAGCATTGAAATGTACCAATCATTAGTGGTGAAAGGAGCACAAAATGTCGCTGACTAAGCTTTTGCCGACGCCGTCAGACCGTATGGGTTTATTGTGGAATCTTCTGGCTTTGTCGGATGCCTGTATTTTAGAATACGGACCGGCCGGCACGACGCATTACGGGCTCGGACTGATCGGTGATTTGGATCTCAAAACCGACAACCGCTATTTTGTCAGCCACATGACGGAAACGGATGTCGTCATGGGGAATAGTAAAAACTTGGAAAAAGCAGTCCGGGAAATTGATCTGACTTACAAGCCTAAGCATATTTTTGTCGTCGGATCTTCAGTTTCTACGACCATTGGGGCGGATTTGAACGGAATTTGTCATTACTTACAAAGAGATGTGCAAGCTCGTCTCCATGTTCACAACACCGGCGGTTTCGGCGGCAATTATCGGGTAGGAACCGAAGCCGTTTATCGTCTTCTGGCTGATCTGGTCGAAGAAATCCCACTAAACAGCCCTCCAGTAACGACCGGTACAAATCTGACGGCCGGCTTATCCAGCATTGCCGCTGACGCCGTTCCAATTTCTGCTACGCCGCCAGAGCACAAACTTACCTACAACTTGCTCGGCTTTTCACCTGATCATTTTCGTAGCCTTTCCGATTTGTTTGAGGTGCAACGGCTGCTCAAGGAAGGCCTCAATTTGGAGCCGGCTTCATCGTTCACGATCAACGGAGCTATAGATAAATTGCCGATGGCAGCGAGCGCCGACATTTCACTCGTACTGCGGCCGGAAGCCCTTCCCTTGGCGCAAGCCCTGCAAGCCCGTTTTAATATACCTTATTTGGAGCCAAACTTTTACGGCTACCATCCCTGTCTGACCGCCTTGCGGGCAATCGCCACTCAGTTGGGCATCACGGTAAATGCCTCAGTCGAAAACCATTTAAATGCGCGAATCAAACGATGTGCCATGTTGCCCTATATTCTGCGCCGTGCGACTGCACCAGTTCTTTTGTACAGTGTCGCCCACGCTGAAGTGAACACCAGCCTTGCCGCCGCCTTGGAGCCGTTAGGTCTGCACTTTACGGCTCAGCTCGAACCGACCGCGCCGGAAGCCGAACGTCTGGCAGCAATCGCCACCTGGTCAAACGGCCTCATCTTCGCTGATCAGGAAAGCCTTGATCTGGCAGCTGCAAGTAACAGCAAAGTTTTAATAAGTTTTCCGTGGTACAGTACGCAAGTTTTGGCAACACACCTGCCTTTTATGGGCAGCCGCGGCATGGACTTTATTTTGGAACAGGTTTACGCTTACTTAATCAAAGAGCGCATTATGTAGAAGCGAAATAATATAATTTTTGCTTTCAAAAGCTTAAAAAGCTTAACTTTAGGAGGTTATATATGAAAATCGACATTATCTATCACTCACTAACCGGCTGCACAAAAAAAGTGGCCCAAGCTATATACGACGGACTAGACAGCCTTAAACAATGGCCTGATATACCGGTAGCCGAAAAACGCTTGCTGGATTTTAAACAAAAACCGGAGTGTGCGGCAGCTGATTACGTCGCCCTAGGCTACTATGTTACGCAGGGTTCAATGGACGAACAGTTCCAGGCTTGGTTACCGCATTTAGCCGGCAAACGTGTATTCGTTTTTTGTACACTCGCTTATTTCGCTGATTCTGAGCACGCTTTCACGGCAATTCGCAATGGCGTAAACCTGGTCAAGGCGGCCGGAGCTGAGGTCATCGGCAGTTACGTTTGCAACGGTGCGTTGGACCCGCAAATGATTGAAAAGTTTAAGCGGGCAGCAAAAACCATGGGCGATGGGGCTGTAGCACGCGAACACGCCTACACGCCGGAAAAGGGGCTGCGCTATGAACTGTTCAAAAGTCACCCGACAGCGGCGGAATGCGCCCTCGCCTCGGAAAGATTTAATGAACGCCTGGTTTTGTCCGAGCGTGTTGCTCACCTCGCAGCTCCGGGATCTCATTTGCAATAATGCCTGAGCAGCACGTCCTACCGCGCCGTATCGGCATACCGCCATCCGCTCATTGCACCGACCATAAAGAACTGAAGTCTGCTCCCCATCGAGCAGACTTTTTTGTCGCCGCCGGCCGCCTACGCCTGCGTCCGGCATTCACTTCTTAGATTTCATCTCATTCACCGCTTAGGCCTAGTTTCCGCCTGCGTTTTGCTGACCTTGGAAAACAACAATATCGACACCATAATAATCGCAATTCCGATCACTTCCCCATAGCTGAAACGCTTCCCGAAAATAAAAACAGACAGAATTGAAACCAAAAGCGGCTCCAACGCCGTAAACAGACAGGCCATGCTCCCCGGAATATATACTGTACTTTGCAAATAGGCCAGGAAAGCAACCACCGTCCCCAAAATGATCATCAAAGTCAAGTAGAACAAAACTTTGGCATCAAGATGCACCGGCAAACCAGACAACGGATGCCAAAACTGAAAACAAACCCCCGCAATGAACATCCCGAAACCAACGGTAGGCGCGGCCCCATAGGTTTTGATCAACGGCTGCGGCAAAACCGTATAACTGACCACACTGAGCGCAGTCAAAAGCCCGACCAACAACGCCGGCAACGAAACATGCAATCGACTGAATTCCCCGTCTGTAACCACCAGCACTACCCCAAAAATCGCCGCTATTATCAGGCTCAGGTCAAGCAGCCGCAACCGCTTAATTCCACGCGCCAGCTCATATCCATACAATAAAACCGGAGAAATAAACTGAATAATCGTAGCAAAAGCTGCCGAACTTAGCTCAATCGTTTTGAAAAAAGCGTATTGTACCAAACTCATGCCGATGAAAGAAAAACAGACGAGCCTAATTACGGCTCGGCGCGAGCGAAAAATGGCCCAAGTATGCTCATGCTTAAAAATTCCGCTGTAAACTAAAATACATAAGCCGCCAAGCAGCAGCCGGCAGCTGACCAGCCATTCCGAGCCTATACCGCAATCCAATATCAACTGCGCCAAAACACCGGAAAAGCCCCACAAGCATCCCCCCAGTGCCGCCAGCAGCATGCCTTTTCTTTTGTTGTCCATCTTCATATTTTCGCCTTCACTGGCGTACGAGTCCCTAGAACAGCCTACCACCGGCGCCACGTACGCATATTAAAATGTTAAGAGATCGTCTTGCTATTCTATCACATATCGCGGCCGGTACAACGGCTGTAACCGTATATTTTTCTGGCCGGGCAAGATATATTTCACCTTAGCAAAAACTATATTTCAAATAAATAACAAATGGTTACAGTTTCTGTCTTTACCTTGCCGTATGGATACAGATAACATATATTATAATTAATTTATGGTAAAACTTTTTATTCGGAATTATAATTTTGCTTACTGAGGCTTTTACAACAATTCACTTCAGTTGCTGCAAAGGCAGAAAGGATACATGTGTTTTATGTATAAAGTTTTTCGTTGCTCCGGCCAAGCCGCTTTGAAAATGGCCGTCGTCATCGCTCTGGTCACCGCTTTACTTGCCGGTTTCTCCATCGGCATAGTGCCAACCGTTACCGCTGCCAATCAGCCAGGCCCATCGCCGGCAGATGCAGAAATAGGGCAGATGACAACTCGGGCAGCGGCCGATACCTTATGGGTCAACGCATCAACCGGTGACGACACAGCCGCAGGCACGGCAAACGCTGAATTAAAAACGCTGGAAGCGGCTCTTGCCAAGGCTGCCGCCGAGCCAACAGTGCGACGCATCAACATCACCGGCGAATTTAAGCTGGACAAAACCATTATCATACCGGACGGCATCACGCTGGCGGTAACCGCCGCCGGGGCAACTTTTAGTGCCGACGGAAATAAGCTTAAGGGAATAGTTTTAAGCAAGGGCGCAACCCTCACCGGTAGCGGCGAAATGCAAATGCGAGGATTTGCGACCGCTCTGACAGCAGAGGCGGGCTCACTAATCACTGACGGGATTTACAACTTTCAGGATAACGGAGTGGAAGATGGAACCGGGGTGAGTTTCGGCGGCAAAGTTAAAGGTTCTGGCGACAAAAATAAATTACGCATCATGGTAAACGATATATGCTCCACCGATTTTTATAACGATGGCAGTAGCTTCGAAAATTGCATTGTAAACGTCAACTCCCAGAAGCGCACTTGGTTCGATGCCCGTAATTTAACCCTCAAAAACGCTGATTTTACCGTCGCCGGCTTCGGGATGGGTTACTACATTGGTACTCTTGATATGGAAAATTCGTCTTTAACCGTCAATAAAGGCTCCGGTTGGCGTTGCCCCACCGGCTTTACCATTCAGGGCGACAAAGACAAAGAAAGTTCTGTACGCAACTCAAAAATTACAGTAAATGCCGGAACAACTGCCGGTATTTCCATCGGTTTATCCGATAAAAAGAAAAAAATTACCTTCAAAGACTCAACCTTGGAATTAAATAACAGTGGAGTCGGTGGCTTAAATATAAATACCGGTAGCGTTGAACTGATTAGCTCAACCATAATAAGCAACGGCAAACAGTCCGGCGCTGTATTCGGGGCTCAGGGCAACGGCGAAATAATTTTCAAAGACAATTGTCTGGTTAAAACCCCTGCAAACAAAGCTGCACATACCGGCAGTGCCCAAAACAAAAATACCTACATTGTACTCGGTGGCTCATACTTAGTGACCTATGCACCCGACTATCATGCCGGTGACGGCAGCACAATTCCGAATAACGGGGCCGCAAACGGCAATGAACCCTTATCTCTGTTTACCTTAAGCGATCCGACGCAAACATTACTGCAACCGTTAAACCGCCAAGGCAAACCCTACGACTATTCCGTGACCAAGCCTTCAAGCGACGGGCAAAAGCACGTCTGGGTTCCGGCCGCTAAAGTACAGTTTTATCTCAACGACCCCACTTCTGCCGCACCTGTAAAAGACGTCTGCTTCTCCGACGGCTCAACTACCGCCAAAACCGCATCAGCCATGCGCGGTTACCCCCTTAACGCTGCCGTTAAAATAGCAGGTGGCAATACCCAGCTCCCATCCCAGCCCCAAGCTGCCGGTTACAAGTTTAAAGGCTGGTTTTACAAAAATCTTACCGATAATTCAGAGCAGCCGTTCAATGAAGCCATTAAAGTCCCGAAGGATTTGGACGTGTATGCCAAGTGGGAAAAAGATCCAAATGCCTACCTGATCAAGTACAATAATGCGGCTGCCGACAACAAGGTGCTGAGCATGGCTTTTTCTAATCCTCAGCGCACTTTCAAAGTCCTCTCCCTCGCCGCGGTGAAAGCACAAAGCCCTGCTTTTGTTCCGGACGGCAAAGTATTTAGAGGCTGGGCAACAAGGCCGGATGCCGCCGCCCCCGAGACGGCTGCCGGCAAGGTCATAACCTTGCCCGGAGCTAAAAACATCTATAACTTATACGCGATTTGGGAAAATAAGCTGCTTACGGTTAAATTTTCCGCCAACGGTGGCATTTTTACTAAACAAAGTATTTTTAAGGCCAGAT
This is a stretch of genomic DNA from Mageeibacillus indolicus UPII9-5. It encodes these proteins:
- a CDS encoding ABC transporter substrate-binding protein, which codes for MKVLRSLCAVTALALCLAGCQTGNTPSQGSAAASTPGTTKSETGTASSTAAAGATGAAATADTAGKSATVDLNELTIRSNLDKTGKFVINYPEAVWKKHGKALELKAYPKKIVNLSTSSLFLMSKLKVDLIGVSRTVKNTRAAEYYKNVKTIDSGMRSVDTEAVIAMEPDLVIMSGGMKEKFGSQIEKLNIPVYYTSEGPIVNLAVNQAETECLAEAFGGSQAKEDVTAIYAAMRKSAEAYAKEHAAKSAMVIFGPGGKGVMVATSTSFFGQQLKLLGFENAADPINAKGSGVLPSSLEVLAKQNPAVIFLIAPPTGYDPQTLLDAFNDAKAKDPKIYEAIQAVKDNKIIALPGNYTTSKGLEVVPDFVKLIDLLNEKLGK
- a CDS encoding FecCD family ABC transporter permease; this translates as MQGQTSQRQPPQQRKAVRKLTLWGLAGVLILLLGLFSLISLRIGSAGYSLREIVEAIFGEGSPTVRNILIYLRLPRVIVAIIVGACLATAGALLQAVMRNPLADPGIIGVSAGAGTAATAIMLLWPNVSTSVPLFAFCGSLLTCGLIYIMAYDGTMNPVRIVLAGIAINTVLGGFNALLQIMYSDSLSGVLAFLNGSIAASTWSAVRLILAYGVPCLALSFLTIRGANALQLGDEMAVNLGFNVTLTRILISALAAFLSASTVATVGIIGFIGLVVPHIGRIIIGSDYRRLLPISMLMGGLIALVADTVGRVLIEGMELPLGIVMAVAGGPFFLYLLRSHSHGKICRK
- a CDS encoding ABC transporter ATP-binding protein gives rise to the protein MEIRINHLNVGYGQRKIINNFSATLREKEILCLIGPNGSGKSTLLKALIGILPYQSGEIFLDGRELQTCKPKEVSQKIALLPQIHHAPGDFTVRELVSYGRMPHQKMFRPDSSSDHDIVTHAMERTRTLVFADRHIKELSGGELQRVWLACSLAQQPRILFLDEPTTYLDICHQLEMIELVQKLCYEDGLGVVLVLHDLSQALDMSDRVIVLRNGEKYAEGPPDEVIEPEMLREVYGVGCRLVPVQDRRRPVISFDRVCRLVAEQQNQAETTLLK
- a CDS encoding nitrogenase component 1 oxidoreductase; this translates as MSTFSASPSLQPRCQSPSGLSRPENSPPIKRLAQVKSLEDIQPLSHAVFPGSHCPLFGSLMLIRRIRNASCLVVGTDECTYYAKSSAMAGGDFGTLAERCYSLVLQPTDISFGSGDKLNAAIEEITAQGRPELLFVITTCVVELIGDDFDSLCARAAARLNIAVTVIHTEHYRSENHLAGMEAALTACLPVMREQPPQLAVNILGPRHDNFAQSELAECLNTIGLPINLVLPSDCDISDLVKAPAARLNLVTDRIGLPLAQAMLDRFSLPYIYFDRFVTPRTIENAYLDLFDKILKPETRQRMEEWLNSKKTAARRIAERVTPKLQGYSYIYGNTPLPQLELNAYLTELGLQPKLIQLSQWTTADDTAVNRILAKYNPYVTRNANIAPLRDMYDILRPEFYFGHEYFERLLKKGIVQRAMDRLGQAYGFQLNTQLLLFLEESIEMYQSLVVKGAQNVAD
- a CDS encoding nitrogenase component 1 oxidoreductase, encoding MSLTKLLPTPSDRMGLLWNLLALSDACILEYGPAGTTHYGLGLIGDLDLKTDNRYFVSHMTETDVVMGNSKNLEKAVREIDLTYKPKHIFVVGSSVSTTIGADLNGICHYLQRDVQARLHVHNTGGFGGNYRVGTEAVYRLLADLVEEIPLNSPPVTTGTNLTAGLSSIAADAVPISATPPEHKLTYNLLGFSPDHFRSLSDLFEVQRLLKEGLNLEPASSFTINGAIDKLPMAASADISLVLRPEALPLAQALQARFNIPYLEPNFYGYHPCLTALRAIATQLGITVNASVENHLNARIKRCAMLPYILRRATAPVLLYSVAHAEVNTSLAAALEPLGLHFTAQLEPTAPEAERLAAIATWSNGLIFADQESLDLAAASNSKVLISFPWYSTQVLATHLPFMGSRGMDFILEQVYAYLIKERIM
- a CDS encoding flavodoxin family protein, which codes for MKIDIIYHSLTGCTKKVAQAIYDGLDSLKQWPDIPVAEKRLLDFKQKPECAAADYVALGYYVTQGSMDEQFQAWLPHLAGKRVFVFCTLAYFADSEHAFTAIRNGVNLVKAAGAEVIGSYVCNGALDPQMIEKFKRAAKTMGDGAVAREHAYTPEKGLRYELFKSHPTAAECALASERFNERLVLSERVAHLAAPGSHLQ
- a CDS encoding DMT family transporter, whose amino-acid sequence is MDNKRKGMLLAALGGCLWGFSGVLAQLILDCGIGSEWLVSCRLLLGGLCILVYSGIFKHEHTWAIFRSRRAVIRLVCFSFIGMSLVQYAFFKTIELSSAAFATIIQFISPVLLYGYELARGIKRLRLLDLSLIIAAIFGVVLVVTDGEFSRLHVSLPALLVGLLTALSVVSYTVLPQPLIKTYGAAPTVGFGMFIAGVCFQFWHPLSGLPVHLDAKVLFYLTLMIILGTVVAFLAYLQSTVYIPGSMACLFTALEPLLVSILSVFIFGKRFSYGEVIGIAIIMVSILLFSKVSKTQAETRPKR
- a CDS encoding InlB B-repeat-containing protein; this translates as MYKVFRCSGQAALKMAVVIALVTALLAGFSIGIVPTVTAANQPGPSPADAEIGQMTTRAAADTLWVNASTGDDTAAGTANAELKTLEAALAKAAAEPTVRRINITGEFKLDKTIIIPDGITLAVTAAGATFSADGNKLKGIVLSKGATLTGSGEMQMRGFATALTAEAGSLITDGIYNFQDNGVEDGTGVSFGGKVKGSGDKNKLRIMVNDICSTDFYNDGSSFENCIVNVNSQKRTWFDARNLTLKNADFTVAGFGMGYYIGTLDMENSSLTVNKGSGWRCPTGFTIQGDKDKESSVRNSKITVNAGTTAGISIGLSDKKKKITFKDSTLELNNSGVGGLNINTGSVELISSTIISNGKQSGAVFGAQGNGEIIFKDNCLVKTPANKAAHTGSAQNKNTYIVLGGSYLVTYAPDYHAGDGSTIPNNGAANGNEPLSLFTLSDPTQTLLQPLNRQGKPYDYSVTKPSSDGQKHVWVPAAKVQFYLNDPTSAAPVKDVCFSDGSTTAKTASAMRGYPLNAAVKIAGGNTQLPSQPQAAGYKFKGWFYKNLTDNSEQPFNEAIKVPKDLDVYAKWEKDPNAYLIKYNNAAADNKVLSMAFSNPQRTFKVLSLAAVKAQSPAFVPDGKVFRGWATRPDAAAPETAAGKVITLPGAKNIYNLYAIWENKLLTVKFSANGGIFTKQSIFKARSDIFSIDKDSAGGEVAVIKKTPAVVDKMSLVSLLQTLDPTIDLAKSGLVGFTNDPDDKVLKEIATRQYNILGTFDKQVGFFLRKHYYYWFNDPDGKQCADLSKDTALTDDTTFYLKWQQNPNIPTINAECRIPADMWSKDPGQTTRIKNLNTSGSFAITGAVDATEIVHQMNSLEGELAKNISDLSQIKLTQLSSVFKARLTLPVGVVLPANPTVQAAGLGNCFEVDSVKAGSTPEATLDVTFKLKQGISNYKQLKEAVESTGVPQPGYHPWMPKPLTFTVTGLTCAPGKFTNLEEFTATGTVEGNFSAYATDMNSNATKKFTFTWKGEQITEAKDTNKPGITQTFRCLYPLELPLPADMAVNNNTEHDAVIELTPGATFPLTGALQVEPIHEQMAKIEAAYPGEKHDQIALSDIDFGFTASFTAPDDISLPRSLSPADIKCENFGTGFKVDSVNINGQTVTLEFSLNNTADVRTYTDLEKVVDPAGGESGWMRLTVPNLKIKNDAPLDQNFTIIGKVNGRFAATAVSAGGEVKYFAFKWQGEQWPDGKDAIATTDDVISLTVKAVSSPKPGLITPPASFKPIAPPTEPDLPKVSGRNMPPRSAGVPLPKTGEAAPPWWAALTLIGGLPLLALGLILRKTIAIPGER